In the genome of Hydractinia symbiolongicarpus strain clone_291-10 chromosome 5, HSymV2.1, whole genome shotgun sequence, one region contains:
- the LOC130646234 gene encoding E3 ubiquitin-protein ligase TRIM71-like encodes MAARMSTACKLCYDKYSLKQPEKAPRKLQCNHIFCTECIEKLKQLQGLAIECPSCLTITTIPSQGVDYLPKDYNVLGIIEGSKTYEQCKHCKKLTYPPKSATLHCSDCRDVYCGSCSDKMHLKVENQDHVIRLANSFDDMKLIRSTSRKESSSMKSVSPFDEKRQLRRQLSMNSVCEQHGQELMLFCQVEQVRCCSRCKSTMTHKFHDCNFIQTNEEIERAHILDMQQELDEYIENYSKIRQDVQKIMEALKKNTVTSNENIRRCFRELRAVVDDAEKELMKEVTTIHDFKLDRLRKQCSHMIEVANAGMIISEKCGEACELEYFEMFAHKKKLEGEILQVCKVMEKCCPVENSDMFVQFPNHESMLTSIKLCAYLVRVPPPPSNFKCTLNEDSDVLLSWDLPKNLKYTYLPTLYAVYASVGENDTFLQIQKVSQKNYVVPSSHSSLVDKNLVQFQVAAINIIGESPPCFPLCIRLVKTRELED; translated from the exons ATGGCAGCTAGAATGTCAACAGCGTGTAAGCTTTGCTACGATAAATATTCGCTAAAACAGCCGGAAAAAGCTCCAAGAAAGTTACAATGTAATCATATATTTTGCACAG AATGCATTGAGAAATTAAAGCAACTGCAAGGTTTGGCTATTGAATGTCCATCATGTTTGACAATTACGACCATACCCTCGCAAGGTGTGGATTATCTGCCAAAAGATTATAATGTTCTTGGAATAATTGAAGGCTCGAAAACTTATGAACAGTGTAAACACTGTAAAAAGTTGACGTATCCACCAAAATCTGCAACGCTGCATTGCAGTGATTGCCGAGATGTTTACTGTGGTTCTTGTAGTGACAAAATGCATTTGAAAGTGGAAAATCAAGATCACGTTATTCGTTTGGCAAATTCGTTCGATGACATGAAGTTAATAAGAAGTACTTCAAGAAAAGAAAGCAGCTCCATGAAAAGTGTGTCCCCTTTTGACGAGAAGCGACAGTTGAGAAGACAGCTTTCAATGAACTCGG TGTGTGAACAACACGGACAGGAATTGATGTTGTTTTGTCAGGTAGAACAAGTTCGATGTTGCAGTCGATGTAAATCAACTATGACCCATAAATTCCACGACTGTAACTTTATTCAAACGAATGAGGAAATCGAAAGAGCTCACATACTTGATATGCAACAAGAG TTGGATGAGTATATTGAAAATTATAGTAAAATCAGACAGGATGTTCAGAAGATAATGGAAGCTTTGAAGAAGAATACAGTTACGAGTAACGAAAATATAAGAAGATGTTTTCGAGAACTTCGAGCTGTTGTCGATGATGCTGAAAAAGAATTGATGAAAGAAGTTACAACAATTCATGATTTTAAGTTGGACAGACTTCGTAAACAGTGCAG TCACATGATTGAAGTAGCCAATGCTGGTATGATTATTAGTGAAAAGTGTGGAGAAGCATGTGAATTGGAATATTTTGAAATGTTTGCTCACAAAAAGAAGTTGGAAGGTGAAATCTTGCAGGTGTGCAAAGTCATGGAGAAGTGCTGTCCTGTGGAAAATTCAGATATGTTTGTACAGTTTCCCAATCACGAAAGCATGTTAACATCGATCAAATTATGCGCGTATTTGGTAAGAG ttccacCACCGCCATCCAATTTTAAATGCACCCTCAACGAAGATAGTGATGTTTTGTTATCGTGGGATTTACCGAAGAATTTAAAATACACTTACTTGCCAACTTTATATGCTGTGTACGCCAGTGTGG GAGAAAACGACACATTTTTGCAAATACAGAAAGTAAGCCAAAAGAATTATGTAGTACCCTCGTCTCATTCTTCACTTGTGGATAAAAACCTAGTGCAGTTTCAGGTAGCAGCTATCAACATTATCGGCGAAAGTCCACCTTGCTTTCCGTTGTGTATTCGATTGGTGAAAACGAGAGAACTGGAGGATTAA
- the LOC130646145 gene encoding uncharacterized protein LOC130646145 gives MNAFKKEFHLDKRLQESGNMRIARLYSIKPFSTPEIFEEAYVKELRGQIMLHFAELKAKMEIEKETVGLSQRSQQYLANVSSEKCALAKRSIFKSLRLRKKIVDNDVETPVELKEKRKFSSILKFFRRTSMKRRKAEEFSPVVQAEKSHGNYITLKQKKKGCFKIFGVFMRLKKRTRETGYEEGENKEEQQDASLSDDGFPSVVEEFDDSEEVKQCERTEKESVKVTMEKITKEPDDDFELSDDDDEDPGECLDFLRWCNEIPLTIGKADIPFVSVSCTPWWRDDSVVFGLQPKLANELQGYYKDDDVVSFDDEVDEELEKIFACDMNKLQIERLVDGGLNLMSC, from the exons ATGAATGCCTTTAAAAAGGAATTCCATTTGGATAAAAGATTACAAGAGAGTGGTAATATGCGCATTGCCAGACTATATTCAATCAAACCATTCTCGACACCAGAGATCTTTGAGGAGGCTTATGTAAAGGAGCTACGGGGAC AAATCATGTTGCACTTCGCAGAACTGAAGGCGAAAATGGAAATTGAGAAGGAAACTGTTGGTTTGTCTCAACGCAGTCAACAGTATCTGGCAAATG TTTCCTCTGAAAAGTGTGCATTGGCAAAAAGAAGCATCTTTAAATCTTTGAGATTAAGAAAGAAAATTGTCGATAACGATGTTGAAACCCCAGTTGAACtgaaagaaaagagaaaattttcatCCATCTTGAAGTTCTTTCGCCGAACATCAATGAAAAGAAGAAAGGCTGAAGAATTTTCACCCGTTGTACAAGCTGAAAAAAGCCATGGAAATTACATCAcacttaaacaaaaaaagaaaggcTGCTTCAAGATTTTTGGTGTCTTCATGCGATTGAAGAAAAGAACTCGCGAGACTGGATACGAAGAAGGCGAAAACAAAGAAGAACAACAGGATGCTTCGCTTTCTGATGATGGATTTCCCTCCGTGGTGGAGGAATTTGATGACTCAGAAGAAGTTAAACAGTGCGAAAGGACAGAGAAGGAGAGCGTTAAAGTTACCATGGAAAAGATTACAAAAGAACCAGATGATGATTTCGAGCTGAGtgacgatgacgatgaagaTCCTGGAGAATGTTTGGACTTTCTACGCTGGTGCAATGAAATTCCACTGACTATTGGCAAAGCTGATATTCCGTTCGTGTCTGTTTCATGCACACCGTGGTGGAGAGACGACAGTGTTGTCTTTGGATTGCAGCCTAAACTTGCAAATGAGCTTCAAGGTTATTACAAAGATGATGATGTTGTTTCGTTTGATGATGAAGTTGACGAGGAGTTAGAAAAGATCTTTGCATGTGACATGAATAAGCTTCAAATTGAAAGATTGGTGGATGGAGGGCTGAATTTGATGAGCTG ctga
- the LOC130646235 gene encoding GPN-loop GTPase 2-like, which yields MNQNTAKVTFGQVILGPPGSGKTTYCCAIKEFLTAMGRKVVIVNLDPANDNLPFPPDYDISTLITLSDTMDMLKLGPNGGLIYCMEFLEKNFDIMEKKLLEFQEGGYYVVFDCPGQVELYTHHNSVSNIFKRLEKINFRLVAVHLVDSHYCNDASKFISVLLTSLSTMLQIALPQVNVLSKIDLIEKYGKLAFNLDYFTDVLDLSYLLDEMKDDPFLKQFSKLNATLVDIIKDYSLVSFSTLHIENKESILKLMKVVDKANGYIYGGLSEDGSNVMELMSTAVGADFTFDTQSVQEKYMSSTLMEEG from the exons ATGAATCAAAACACAGCAAAAGTGACTTTTGGTCAAGTTATTTTAGGCCCACCTGGATCAGGAAAAACCACATACTGCTGTGCTATTAAGGAATTTTTGACGGCCATGGGAAGAAAAGTTGTTATTGTTAATCTGGACCCAGCCAATGACAATTTACCGTTTCCTCCAGACTATGATATTTCTACGTTAATTACGTTATCTGATACAATGGATATGTTGAAATTAGGACCCAATGGAGGGTTGATATACTGTATGGAATTTTTAGAGAAAAATTTTGATATAATGGAGAAAAAACTACTGGAGTTTCAGGAAGGCGGTTATTATGTTGTGTTTGATTGTCCTGGTCAAGTTGAACTTTATACACACCATAACTCGGTCTCAAACATTTTCAAAAGattggaaaaaataaatttcagg TTAGTTGCTGTCCATTTGGTAGATTCGCATTATTGCAATGATGCATCCAAATTTATCtctgttttgctgacgtcattgtCCACCATGTTGCAGATAGCTTTGCCACAGGTTAATGTCTTGTCCAAAATTGATTTAATCGAGAAGTATGGAAAATTAG CATTCAACTTGGACTATTTTACTGACGTTTTGGACTTGTCGTATCTTTTGGATGAGATGAAGGATGATCCTTTTCTAAAGCAATTTTCCAAACTAAACGCCACACTGGTTGATATCATTAAAGATTACAGCTTAGTCTCTTTTTCAACACTTCACATCGAG AACAAAGAGAGTATCTTAAAATTGATGAAAGTTGTCGACAAAGCTAATGGATATATTTATGGTGGATTGTCAGAAGATGGAAGCAATGTAATGGAACTGATGTCAACAGCAGTTGGAGCTGATTTTACCTTTGACAC GCAATCTGTACAAGAAAAGTATATGTCTTCTACTTTGATGGAGGAAGGATGA